One Fuerstiella marisgermanici DNA window includes the following coding sequences:
- a CDS encoding serine/threonine protein kinase: protein MAEPPADKPTATSSDLTDRVLGDFRLLRRLGIGGMAEVYLAEQISLSRSVAVKILLADAVSKKNSTLLQRFEREARAAGGLSHPNIVQVYMIGQADELHFIVQEYVQGQNLSQWFKKNGPPDFLTGLKWMKQVAAALKVASDAGIVHRDIKPENIMLTRSGDAKVTDFGLAQLIESNEKMNLTQAGTTMGTPWYMSPEQIQGEKLDHRSDQYSFGVTMYHTFAGQPPFPGKNSVSVAVLHLKENAKRLSEHRRDLPEKLCDVIHRMMEKKPEDRFATPDELLNAIQQLDHAALSPAIVDTSSVTGWLLGGLPSWRTALTALVLCLVAGFFAGRMLYEPSRLVASTELFPAEDTADRQYARAIVHAGNERAWKAVYENFPAAEEALWARLHLGIHYLTRPTPDLTSARREFDAILKQTSLNPVEHRELDFLTSLGLAYVAEQQPGQQAEREKIVFGKLGAQFADLLERDDLRAPELLIEFRNKIREELDV, encoded by the coding sequence ATGGCTGAGCCACCGGCGGATAAACCAACCGCTACTTCCAGTGATTTGACCGACCGCGTGCTGGGCGACTTCCGCCTGCTGCGACGGCTGGGAATTGGCGGGATGGCTGAAGTTTACCTGGCAGAACAAATTTCCCTCAGCCGTTCCGTTGCGGTCAAGATTCTGCTGGCCGATGCCGTCAGTAAAAAAAACAGCACTCTGCTGCAGCGTTTCGAACGCGAAGCTCGCGCGGCAGGAGGCCTAAGTCATCCGAACATCGTCCAGGTCTATATGATCGGGCAGGCGGACGAACTGCATTTTATCGTTCAGGAATATGTGCAGGGGCAGAACCTTAGTCAGTGGTTTAAAAAGAACGGGCCACCCGACTTCCTGACCGGCCTGAAGTGGATGAAGCAGGTGGCCGCCGCGTTGAAGGTCGCGTCCGATGCGGGAATCGTTCACCGAGACATCAAGCCCGAAAACATCATGTTGACTCGAAGCGGCGATGCGAAAGTCACCGACTTCGGGCTGGCTCAGTTGATCGAATCCAACGAAAAAATGAACCTGACTCAGGCGGGCACCACGATGGGCACGCCGTGGTACATGAGTCCCGAACAAATTCAGGGCGAAAAGCTGGATCACCGCAGCGACCAGTATTCGTTTGGTGTGACGATGTATCACACCTTCGCTGGCCAGCCGCCGTTTCCTGGCAAAAATTCGGTAAGCGTCGCGGTACTGCATTTGAAAGAGAACGCGAAGCGACTGTCTGAACACCGCCGCGATCTGCCGGAAAAACTGTGCGATGTGATTCATCGGATGATGGAGAAGAAGCCGGAAGATCGCTTTGCGACTCCGGATGAACTTCTAAATGCCATTCAGCAACTCGACCATGCGGCGCTAAGCCCGGCAATTGTGGATACGTCGTCGGTGACCGGCTGGCTGCTCGGCGGACTCCCGTCGTGGCGGACCGCGTTGACGGCATTGGTGCTTTGCCTGGTGGCAGGATTTTTTGCCGGCCGTATGCTCTACGAACCGTCTCGCCTGGTGGCCAGCACTGAGTTGTTTCCGGCAGAAGACACGGCCGACCGACAGTATGCCAGAGCCATTGTTCATGCGGGCAACGAACGCGCATGGAAAGCCGTCTACGAAAACTTTCCCGCCGCCGAAGAAGCACTGTGGGCACGGCTGCACCTTGGAATTCACTATCTGACTCGCCCAACGCCGGACCTCACCAGCGCCCGGCGTGAGTTTGATGCGATCTTAAAGCAGACGTCGCTGAATCCGGTCGAACATCGCGAACTGGATTTCCTGACGTCGTTGGGCCTGGCTTATGTGGCCGAACAACAACCGGGGCAGCAGGCAGAACGCGAAAAAATTGTGTTCGGAAAACTTGGCGCTCAGTTTGCAGACCTTCTGGAACGCGACGACTTGCGAGCTCCGGAATTGCTGATCGAATTCCGCAACAAGATCCGTGAAGAGCTGGACGTCTAG
- a CDS encoding general secretion pathway protein GspK: MVTISIVILALGAYNYTDTMLVAHEAAMMGGRDVVARTAAESAIQFAATRVMERDLDPEINLFHDPTNFRGRLLVESSSPRSQVRFSIVAFDEANIDQGGIRFGLASENSKFNLNQLLVLDQLEENVPEEERLGLAYMALVNIPNMTDDVVDAILDWLDSDEDRRPGGAESDYYEGLTVPYSCKNGAMESIDELLKIQGVTPELFYGEDRNLNGLLDAGAGEDLNENGILDLGWKDYLTASSRERNSTPDGESKINLNMGEMTELYDAVEELFGEEAASFIVAFRLAGTDYVEAGQPDTQSGIQDQISRNNIDLTIVPTYQFSSLYDLIAGETLPTKMISGTDQSFVSPWSEDANTLLNVFPDLEQNLTITDDAYIEGRININQARREVLLSIPNITETAPDDIIASRPALEMTGGSSTVMSRRNTAAWILAEGIVDLPTLRAMGPYITTGGDVYRFLAIGHYDEGGPTTRLEAMIDATVYPPAIMSVRDLTKLGRGYHPSLLLDSDSGR, encoded by the coding sequence GTGGTCACCATCTCCATCGTGATCCTGGCACTCGGAGCATACAACTACACCGACACCATGCTGGTGGCTCACGAAGCGGCCATGATGGGCGGTCGAGACGTGGTGGCTCGCACCGCCGCAGAATCGGCCATTCAGTTTGCAGCCACTCGAGTGATGGAACGCGATCTCGATCCCGAAATCAATTTGTTCCACGATCCGACCAACTTTCGAGGCCGATTGTTAGTCGAATCTTCCAGCCCGCGCAGCCAGGTTCGTTTTTCGATTGTGGCGTTCGACGAAGCAAACATTGATCAGGGCGGAATTCGCTTTGGGCTGGCATCAGAGAATTCAAAGTTCAACCTCAACCAGTTGCTGGTGCTGGATCAACTGGAAGAGAACGTTCCCGAAGAAGAGCGACTTGGGCTGGCCTACATGGCGCTGGTCAACATCCCCAACATGACCGACGACGTCGTTGATGCGATTCTGGACTGGCTGGATTCGGACGAAGACCGGCGTCCGGGTGGTGCTGAATCGGACTACTACGAAGGCCTGACAGTTCCGTACTCATGCAAGAACGGAGCGATGGAGTCGATCGACGAACTGTTGAAAATTCAAGGTGTCACGCCGGAACTGTTCTACGGCGAAGACCGCAACCTTAACGGACTGCTGGACGCGGGGGCCGGCGAAGACCTTAACGAAAACGGGATTCTGGATCTTGGTTGGAAGGATTACCTGACAGCATCCAGCCGTGAACGCAACTCGACACCCGACGGCGAATCGAAAATCAACCTGAACATGGGTGAGATGACAGAACTGTACGACGCCGTTGAGGAACTTTTCGGCGAAGAAGCGGCCAGCTTCATTGTCGCGTTTCGACTTGCCGGCACAGACTACGTCGAAGCAGGTCAGCCGGACACTCAGTCAGGCATTCAGGACCAGATTTCCCGCAACAACATCGATCTTACGATTGTTCCGACGTATCAGTTCAGTTCGCTTTACGACTTGATCGCCGGAGAAACTCTGCCAACCAAGATGATTTCCGGCACCGATCAGTCCTTCGTCAGTCCATGGTCTGAAGACGCCAACACCCTGCTGAATGTCTTTCCCGATCTGGAACAAAACCTGACGATCACTGATGACGCGTACATCGAAGGCCGCATCAACATTAACCAGGCTCGCCGCGAAGTCTTGCTTTCGATTCCGAACATCACCGAAACCGCTCCGGACGACATTATTGCGTCACGTCCTGCGCTTGAGATGACTGGCGGTTCTTCCACCGTTATGTCTCGCCGCAATACGGCCGCGTGGATTTTGGCGGAAGGGATCGTCGACCTGCCAACACTGCGAGCCATGGGGCCATACATCACAACTGGCGGCGACGTGTACCGTTTTCTGGCCATCGGCCACTACGACGAAGGCGGCCCGACCACTCGCCTGGAAGCAATGATCGACGCCACCGTGTATCCGCCGGCCATCATGTCTGTCCGCGACCTGACAAAGCTTGGTCGAGGCTACCACCCGTCGCTGCTGCTGGACTCCGATTCCGGCCGCTGA